Proteins from one Deltaproteobacteria bacterium genomic window:
- the ccsB gene encoding c-type cytochrome biogenesis protein CcsB yields MKVIMSLLFFDMAYYFYLATMILYFGYWIFRKEWLGQAATVLAIISTFAISMMLIFRTKESGHAPFSNLYESMAFFVWITSIAYLVMEFKYRIKVVGAFVMSIAFIAMIATSQLPYRFQDIQPLNPALQSIWFELHVFAAFIGYAGFGLAFGMALMYLIKARFEERKSSHFLIDRFPASAILDELSYKSIAWGFIFFTLGALILGAVWANKAWGTYWSWDPKETWSLITWFVYAAYLHARITRGWRGKKAAYVAVFGFLSTIFLYWGVSFVLPGLHAYASQ; encoded by the coding sequence ATGAAAGTTATAATGAGTCTTTTATTTTTTGACATGGCATACTATTTTTATCTGGCCACAATGATTTTATATTTCGGTTACTGGATATTCAGGAAAGAATGGCTTGGCCAGGCCGCAACTGTTCTGGCAATTATCTCCACATTTGCAATCTCAATGATGCTGATATTCAGGACTAAGGAATCCGGTCATGCCCCATTTTCAAATCTCTACGAATCAATGGCCTTTTTTGTATGGATAACATCCATCGCCTATCTTGTCATGGAGTTTAAATACAGGATAAAGGTCGTGGGCGCATTTGTAATGTCTATTGCATTTATAGCAATGATTGCCACATCTCAGCTGCCATATCGTTTTCAGGATATCCAACCGCTCAATCCGGCGCTTCAGAGCATCTGGTTTGAACTGCATGTGTTCGCGGCATTTATAGGATACGCCGGTTTTGGTCTGGCATTTGGCATGGCCTTAATGTATTTAATAAAGGCAAGGTTTGAGGAAAGGAAGTCATCTCATTTTTTGATAGACAGGTTCCCAGCGTCTGCAATCCTGGATGAACTCAGCTACAAGTCAATAGCGTGGGGTTTTATATTTTTTACGCTCGGAGCGCTTATACTCGGCGCTGTTTGGGCAAATAAGGCATGGGGGACTTACTGGAGTTGGGATCCCAAAGAGACATGGAGCCTTATTACATGGTTTGTCTACGCAGCCTACCTCCATGCGCGTATTACAAGGGGTTGGAGAGGGAAAAAGGCTGCCTATGTTGCCGTCTTTGGGTTTTTATCAACCATATTCCTTTATTGGGGCGTAAGTTTTGTCTTGCCCGGTCTGCATGCTTATGCATCGCAATAA